Proteins from a single region of Geothrix sp. PMB-07:
- the rplP gene encoding 50S ribosomal protein L16, whose product MLMPKKVKNRKTQKGRTRGVATRGNDLAFGDFGLKAMEHCWLTNREIEAARIAMTRHIKRGGKIWIRIFPDRPTTSKPAETRMGSGKGAPDGWVAVIRPGRILFEMEGVTEEIAREALRLAQMKLSVASEFISRTPPEE is encoded by the coding sequence ATGTTGATGCCCAAGAAGGTCAAGAACCGTAAAACCCAGAAGGGCCGCACGCGCGGCGTCGCCACCCGCGGCAACGATCTCGCCTTCGGCGATTTCGGCCTCAAGGCGATGGAGCACTGCTGGCTCACCAACCGTGAGATCGAAGCCGCCCGTATCGCCATGACCCGCCACATCAAGCGCGGCGGCAAGATCTGGATCCGCATCTTCCCCGATCGTCCGACCACCTCGAAGCCCGCGGAAACCCGCATGGGTTCGGGTAAGGGAGCTCCGGATGGCTGGGTGGCGGTGATCCGCCCCGGTCGCATCCTCTTCGAGATGGAAGGTGTCACCGAGGAGATCGCCCGCGAGGCTCTGCGCCTGGCCCAGATGAAGCTTTCCGTGGCGTCCGAGTTCATCAGCCGCACGCCGCCGGAGGAATAA
- the rpsC gene encoding 30S ribosomal protein S3, producing the protein MGQKVHPYGFRLIYQKNWHSKWFSKRDYATLLHEDIKLRRELKKQLHSLNAMISKIDIERAADKVTVRIFTARPGIVIGRKGAEIDKLREDLQKRLNRPVSVDIQEIKKPEVDAQLVAEGVAQQLERRIAFRRAMRKAEEAAIRFGAKGFKIKVAGRLNGAEIARTEDYLSGQMPLQTIRAGVDYGFAEAHTTYGIIGIKVWVNLGDQVAETVKR; encoded by the coding sequence ATGGGTCAGAAGGTCCACCCGTACGGGTTCCGCCTCATCTATCAGAAGAACTGGCACAGCAAGTGGTTCTCCAAGCGCGACTACGCCACCCTGCTGCATGAAGACATCAAGCTCCGCCGCGAACTGAAGAAGCAGCTGCACAGCCTCAACGCGATGATCTCGAAGATCGACATCGAGCGCGCCGCCGACAAGGTCACCGTGCGCATTTTCACCGCCCGCCCTGGTATCGTCATCGGCCGCAAGGGCGCTGAGATCGACAAGCTGCGCGAAGACCTGCAGAAGCGCCTCAACCGCCCCGTGTCTGTCGACATCCAGGAGATCAAGAAGCCTGAAGTCGATGCGCAGCTCGTGGCCGAGGGCGTCGCCCAGCAGCTCGAGCGCCGCATCGCCTTCCGCCGCGCCATGCGCAAGGCGGAGGAGGCTGCGATCCGCTTCGGCGCCAAGGGTTTCAAGATCAAGGTCGCCGGCCGCCTGAACGGCGCGGAGATCGCCCGGACCGAGGACTACCTCTCCGGCCAGATGCCCCTGCAGACCATCCGCGCGGGCGTTGACTACGGTTTCGCCGAGGCCCATACGACCTACGGGATCATCGGCATCAAGGTTTGGGTGAATCTGGGCGACCAGGTTGCCGAGACCGTGAAGCGCTGA
- the rplV gene encoding 50S ribosomal protein L22 → MADIVSSATVRHLRGSAQKARLVVDLIRGKYVGEAQWMLTQAKKYAAAPIRKLLDSAVANAIDKNPSVNPDQLLVKAAFVDEGFRMKRVRPAPMGRAYRVQKRTCHITIQLASAAGEE, encoded by the coding sequence ATGGCTGATATCGTTTCCAGCGCCACCGTTCGCCACCTGCGCGGCTCGGCCCAGAAAGCCCGTCTCGTGGTGGACTTGATCCGCGGCAAGTACGTCGGCGAGGCCCAGTGGATGCTCACTCAGGCCAAGAAGTACGCCGCCGCCCCCATCCGCAAGCTCCTTGATTCCGCCGTGGCCAACGCCATCGACAAGAATCCTTCCGTCAACCCCGACCAGCTGCTGGTGAAGGCCGCGTTCGTGGATGAGGGTTTCCGCATGAAGCGTGTGCGCCCTGCGCCCATGGGCCGCGCCTACCGCGTCCAGAAGCGCACCTGCCACATCACCATCCAGCTCGCGTCCGCGGCCGGGGAGGAGTAG
- the rpsS gene encoding 30S ribosomal protein S19: protein MARSLKKGPFIDAHLQKKVEVASAANDKRVIKTWSRRSTVVPQMIGLTLAVHNGNKFIPVYVTENMIGHKLGEFALTRTFKGHAGKADTKAKGK from the coding sequence ATGGCACGATCCCTGAAAAAAGGCCCGTTCATTGACGCCCACCTCCAGAAGAAGGTGGAAGTCGCCTCGGCCGCCAACGACAAGCGCGTGATCAAGACCTGGTCGCGCCGGTCGACGGTCGTCCCGCAGATGATCGGACTGACCCTCGCCGTGCACAACGGCAACAAGTTCATTCCTGTGTATGTCACCGAAAACATGATCGGCCACAAGCTGGGCGAATTCGCCCTGACCCGCACGTTCAAGGGTCACGCTGGCAAGGCCGACACCAAGGCGAAGGGGAAGTAG
- the rplB gene encoding 50S ribosomal protein L2, with protein sequence MSIKQLKPTTPGQRGMSKFGFEEITTDTPERSLIAKRNRTGGRSNTGRITTRHIGGGHKRQYRIIDFKRNKLEVPAKVATIEYDPNRTARIALLVYADGEKRYILAPDGLEVGRTVVAGKNADILVGNALPLRNIPVGNTVHNIEMKPGKGGQIARAAGTFAQLVAKEDDYAQLRMPSGEIRKIHLDCFATIGTVGNLQHENIQIGKAGRTRWKGIRPTVRGVVMNPVDHPHGGGEGRTSGGRHPVTPWGQPTRGYKTRGNRRTDKFIVKRIN encoded by the coding sequence ATGAGCATCAAGCAGCTCAAGCCCACGACCCCCGGTCAGCGCGGCATGTCCAAGTTCGGCTTCGAGGAAATCACCACGGACACGCCTGAGCGTTCGTTGATTGCCAAGAGGAACCGCACTGGAGGTCGCTCCAACACCGGCCGGATCACCACCCGCCACATCGGCGGTGGCCACAAGCGGCAGTACCGCATCATCGACTTCAAGCGCAACAAGCTCGAAGTCCCCGCCAAGGTCGCGACCATCGAGTACGACCCCAACCGCACCGCCCGCATCGCCCTGTTGGTCTACGCCGACGGCGAGAAGCGCTACATCCTGGCCCCTGATGGCCTGGAAGTGGGCCGCACCGTGGTGGCCGGCAAGAACGCCGACATCTTGGTGGGCAACGCGCTTCCCCTCCGCAACATCCCGGTCGGTAACACCGTCCACAACATCGAGATGAAGCCCGGCAAGGGCGGCCAGATCGCCCGCGCCGCGGGCACCTTCGCCCAGCTCGTGGCCAAGGAAGACGACTACGCCCAGCTCCGCATGCCCTCCGGCGAGATCCGCAAGATCCACCTGGACTGCTTTGCGACCATCGGCACCGTCGGCAACCTGCAGCACGAGAACATCCAGATCGGCAAGGCCGGCCGCACCCGCTGGAAGGGCATCCGCCCGACCGTCCGCGGCGTGGTCATGAACCCCGTCGACCACCCGCATGGTGGTGGCGAGGGTCGCACCTCCGGTGGCCGTCACCCTGTGACGCCCTGGGGCCAGCCGACTCGCGGATACAAGACCCGTGGCAACCGTCGCACGGACAAGTTCATCGTCAAGCGGATCAACTAG
- a CDS encoding 50S ribosomal protein L23 — MTKIFEVIRKPLLTEKGQILREQNIQVFEVATWATKHQIKEAVELLLQSKVKAIRTVRIPSRTKRLGRFVGTSSPRKKAYVELAEGATASE; from the coding sequence ATGACCAAGATCTTTGAAGTGATTCGCAAGCCCCTGCTCACCGAGAAGGGCCAGATCCTGCGCGAGCAGAACATCCAGGTCTTCGAAGTGGCGACCTGGGCCACCAAGCATCAGATCAAGGAAGCTGTGGAGCTGCTGCTCCAGTCCAAGGTGAAGGCCATCCGCACCGTGCGGATCCCCAGCCGGACCAAGCGCCTGGGTCGTTTCGTGGGGACTTCCAGCCCCCGTAAGAAGGCCTATGTCGAACTCGCCGAGGGCGCGACCGCGTCCGAGTAA